The DNA window TCGTTCAGACCTCATTAACCCGGTTATTCGACACTGCCGGTGCAGCGCGATCCCGGCGTTTCCGTGGGGTTCCCCGATATTTCCCTTGAATTCCCTGAGGGAAATTCGGCGTCGTCTTGTTGTCCGGCGTTCCGTCCTCTCTAGCAGAAGGCCGGGCCAAGACAAGAACCCCGAAATGAGGGCGCCGAGGGGCGGGCGAGTACAGGGGTTCAAGGGGTCGGCATTCAGCTCGAAGGACTTGAGTTGATATCCCGGCAGGAGACGAGTTGATGTTGGGGCGTTTTTGTTCGGTGGTGGTGCTCGCGGGCGGCTTGCTGGGTGCGTCGGTCAGCTCAGGGTTTTCGGCAAAGGATACAGCCGCCACCACGACCGGCCTGCCGGTTCCGCGCTATGTCAGCCTCAAATCCGATCACGTGAATGTCAGGGCCGGTCCGACCAAGGACAACGACGTCGCCTGGATCTACACCCGTTCGGGTCTGCCGGTCGAAATAACAGCCGAATTCGAGAATTGGCGCCGGGTGCGGGATTCGGAAGGCTCTGAAGGCTGGGTCTATCACTCGCTGCTGTCAGGTCGCCGAACCGCCGTCGTCACGATGAAGCGCAAGGACGAGCTGGCCCCGATCTATGATCACGCCGATCAGGCCAGTGCGGTCGCTGCCCGCCTGCAGGCTGGTGTCGTGGCTCAGGTTAAAAAATGCGCCTCAAGCTGGTGTCACGTCAGCGGTAACGGCTTCGATGGCTGGATCCAGCAAGAACGGCTGTGGGGTGTCTACGCCGACGAGAAGGTGGATTGAGTTTTCGCAATCGTCATGCCCGCAGCTTGTCGCAGGTATCCGTGTCTTAATTTTTCATGCACCAAAAATGGTGATGGCCGGGAGCGCAGACAGGTCTACGCCGTCTGCGCGAGGCAGACGACTAAGCTCGGCCATGATGATCAAAAATAGTGTGAAGTCTCAGCGCTTCTTGCGCAGCCGGACCACCATGTCGACCCGGGCGATTTCGTAGCCTTCGGGGATTTCCGGCATCTTCTGTAACATCAGATGCGGATCCGGAATGTCGACCAGCTCGTGATTGTTTTCGAGATAGAAATGGTGGTGCGTGGACACGTTGGTGTCGAAGTAGGTCTTGGTGCCGTCGACGCTGACCTGACGCAAGAGACCCGCATCGGTAAGCTGGTTGAGGGTGTTGTAGACGGTCGCCAGCGACACCGGAACCTTGGCGAGGGTCGCTTCCTCGTAAAGCATTTCCGCGGTGAGATGGCGCGCGCCCTTGCCGAACAACAGCCAGCCCAGAGCCATGCGTTGACGGGTGGGGCGAAGGCCCGCAGCCTGCAGCATTTCGTTGACGTCGTGCCATGGGCAACCGGTCAGCGCCGGTTGATGCGTCGCACCATGGGCGGCGGGAATGACAGCGTCATCATTCAACATCGAGGCGTCGTCGTTCATTTCCACGTCAGGCACCACGCGCGTTATCTTGGCAATATTCGATCCAATATAAGAAGCAAATGCGTTACAT is part of the Bradyrhizobium canariense genome and encodes:
- a CDS encoding SH3 domain-containing protein — its product is MMLGRFCSVVVLAGGLLGASVSSGFSAKDTAATTTGLPVPRYVSLKSDHVNVRAGPTKDNDVAWIYTRSGLPVEITAEFENWRRVRDSEGSEGWVYHSLLSGRRTAVVTMKRKDELAPIYDHADQASAVAARLQAGVVAQVKKCASSWCHVSGNGFDGWIQQERLWGVYADEKVD
- the irrA gene encoding iron response transcriptional regulator IrrA, which produces MLNDDAVIPAAHGATHQPALTGCPWHDVNEMLQAAGLRPTRQRMALGWLLFGKGARHLTAEMLYEEATLAKVPVSLATVYNTLNQLTDAGLLRQVSVDGTKTYFDTNVSTHHHFYLENNHELVDIPDPHLMLQKMPEIPEGYEIARVDMVVRLRKKR